A stretch of Arthrobacter sp. NEB 688 DNA encodes these proteins:
- a CDS encoding NADP-dependent isocitrate dehydrogenase — MATKIIYTLTDEAPMLATYSFLPVIEAFASSAGVDVETRDISLAGRILALFPQHLTEDQRIGDALTELGELATTPEANIIKLPNVSASMPQLKAAVKELQSQGYALPDYPDNPQTDEERDVRARYDKVKGSAVNPVLREGNSDRRAPAAVKNYARKHPHSMGAWSADSRTRVATMGADDFRSNEQSVVLPAADTLTIRHTAADGTETVLKDGLKVLEGEIVDATVLRAAALDAFLREQVAQAKADGVLFSVHLKATMMKVSDPIVFGHVVTAFFPEVFERYGADLAAAGLSPNNGLGGILDGLDALPNGAEIRAAFEQGLADGPRLAMVNSDKGITNLHVPSDVIVDASMPAMIRTSGHMWGPDGEEADTLAVIPDSSYAGVYQAVIEDCQANGAFDPTTMGSVPNVGLMAQKAEEYGSHDKTFEIEAAGRVEVLDASGAVLMGHDVEAGDIWRACQTKDAPVRDWVKLAVTRARASQTPAVFWLDETRAHDRNLIAKVEAYLPEHDTEGLDIRVLSPVEAAKLSVERIRRGEDTISVTGNVLRDYNTDLFPILELGTSAKMLSVVPLMNGGGLFETGAGGSAPKHVQQLVAEDYLRWDSLGEFLALAESLRHEADRGNARAGVLGNTLDRATESLLDENKSPARRVGSIDNRGSHFWLARYWAQELAAQTEDAELAQVFAPVAEQLVAQTDTIEAELLAVQGKPADIGGYYRPDPEKAAAVMRPSTTLNGILDALKR; from the coding sequence ATGGCCACGAAGATCATCTACACCCTGACCGACGAGGCCCCCATGCTGGCCACGTACTCCTTCCTCCCGGTGATCGAGGCCTTCGCCTCCTCCGCCGGCGTCGACGTCGAGACGCGCGACATCTCGCTGGCCGGCCGCATCCTCGCCCTCTTCCCCCAGCACCTGACCGAGGACCAGCGCATCGGCGACGCCCTGACCGAGCTCGGCGAGCTCGCGACGACGCCCGAGGCGAACATCATCAAGCTCCCGAACGTCTCCGCGTCGATGCCGCAGCTCAAGGCGGCCGTCAAGGAGCTGCAGTCGCAGGGCTACGCCCTCCCCGACTACCCGGACAACCCGCAGACCGACGAGGAGCGCGACGTCAGGGCCCGCTACGACAAGGTCAAGGGCAGCGCCGTCAACCCGGTCCTGCGCGAGGGCAACTCCGACCGCCGCGCCCCCGCGGCCGTCAAGAACTACGCGCGCAAGCACCCGCACTCGATGGGCGCCTGGTCCGCCGACAGCCGCACCCGCGTCGCGACGATGGGCGCCGACGACTTCCGCAGCAACGAGCAGTCGGTCGTCCTCCCGGCCGCCGACACCCTGACCATCCGCCACACCGCCGCCGACGGCACCGAGACCGTGCTCAAGGACGGCCTGAAGGTCCTCGAGGGCGAGATCGTCGACGCCACGGTCCTGCGGGCCGCCGCGCTCGACGCCTTCCTGCGCGAGCAGGTGGCGCAGGCCAAGGCCGACGGCGTCCTCTTCTCCGTGCACCTCAAGGCGACGATGATGAAGGTCAGCGACCCGATCGTCTTCGGCCACGTCGTCACTGCCTTCTTCCCCGAGGTCTTCGAGCGGTACGGCGCCGACCTCGCGGCCGCCGGGCTCTCGCCGAACAACGGCCTCGGCGGCATCCTCGACGGCCTCGATGCCCTCCCCAACGGCGCCGAGATCCGCGCCGCCTTCGAGCAGGGCCTCGCCGACGGCCCGCGCCTGGCGATGGTCAACTCCGACAAGGGCATCACCAACCTCCACGTCCCCAGCGACGTCATCGTCGACGCCTCGATGCCGGCGATGATCCGCACCTCCGGCCACATGTGGGGCCCGGACGGCGAGGAGGCCGACACCCTCGCGGTCATCCCCGACTCCTCGTACGCCGGTGTGTACCAGGCCGTCATCGAGGACTGCCAGGCAAACGGCGCCTTCGACCCGACGACGATGGGCTCGGTGCCCAACGTCGGCCTCATGGCGCAGAAGGCCGAGGAGTACGGCAGCCACGACAAGACCTTCGAGATCGAGGCCGCCGGCCGCGTCGAGGTGCTCGACGCCTCCGGCGCCGTCCTCATGGGCCACGACGTCGAGGCCGGCGACATCTGGCGCGCCTGCCAGACCAAGGACGCCCCGGTCCGCGACTGGGTCAAGCTCGCCGTCACCCGCGCCCGCGCGTCGCAGACGCCGGCCGTCTTCTGGCTCGACGAGACCCGCGCCCACGACCGCAACCTCATCGCCAAGGTCGAGGCGTACCTCCCGGAGCACGACACCGAGGGCCTCGACATCCGCGTCCTCTCCCCCGTCGAGGCCGCGAAGCTGTCGGTGGAGCGCATCCGCCGCGGCGAGGACACCATCTCGGTCACCGGCAACGTCCTGCGCGACTACAACACCGACCTCTTCCCGATCCTCGAGCTCGGCACCTCGGCCAAGATGCTCTCGGTCGTCCCGCTGATGAACGGTGGCGGCCTCTTCGAGACCGGGGCCGGCGGCTCCGCGCCCAAGCACGTCCAGCAGCTCGTGGCCGAGGACTACCTGCGCTGGGACAGCCTCGGCGAGTTCCTCGCGCTGGCCGAGTCCCTGCGCCACGAGGCCGACCGCGGCAACGCCCGCGCCGGCGTCCTCGGCAACACGCTCGACCGCGCGACGGAGAGCCTGCTCGACGAGAACAAGTCCCCGGCCCGTCGCGTCGGCTCGATCGACAACCGCGGCAGCCACTTCTGGCTCGCCCGCTACTGGGCCCAGGAGCTCGCGGCGCAGACCGAGGACGCCGAGCTCGCGCAGGTGTTCGCGCCGGTGGCCGAGCAGCTCGTCGCGCAGACCGACACCATCGAGGCCGAGCTCCTCGCGGTGCAGGGCAAGCCGGCCGACATCGGCGGCTACTACCGCCCGGACCCGGAGAAGGCCGCGGCCGTCATGCGCCCGAGCACGACGCTCAACGGCATCCTCGACGCGCTCAAGCGCTGA
- the aqpZ gene encoding aquaporin Z, producing MTSPTMVQRLGAELLGTFWLVFGGCGSAVFAATYLAPNVVAGQSVQLGIGFVGVALAFGLTVMTMAYAVGHVSGAHFNPAVTIGVAVARRFEWRDVPAYVVTQVVGGLLGGLAVWGIARGKDGFSAEGNLAANGFGEHSPGGYSLVAVFVAEALLTAVFVYVILGATDSRAPEGFAPIAIGLALTLIHLISIPISNTSVNPARSTGVAFFNGAGAPGQLWVFWLAPIFGAAIAGATFHLITGVDRRDRDISGEIEAEDVRVADGVDPDAAR from the coding sequence ATGACCTCTCCCACGATGGTGCAGCGGCTCGGCGCCGAGCTGCTCGGCACGTTCTGGCTCGTGTTCGGCGGCTGCGGGTCGGCCGTCTTCGCGGCGACCTACCTCGCCCCCAACGTCGTCGCCGGCCAGAGCGTGCAGCTCGGCATCGGCTTCGTCGGGGTCGCGCTCGCCTTCGGCCTCACCGTGATGACGATGGCCTACGCCGTCGGCCACGTCTCGGGCGCGCACTTCAACCCGGCCGTGACGATCGGCGTCGCCGTCGCGCGGCGCTTCGAGTGGCGCGACGTGCCGGCCTACGTCGTCACCCAGGTGGTCGGCGGCCTCCTCGGCGGGCTCGCCGTCTGGGGCATCGCCCGCGGCAAGGACGGCTTCAGCGCCGAGGGCAACCTCGCCGCCAACGGCTTCGGCGAGCACTCCCCCGGCGGCTACTCGCTCGTCGCGGTGTTCGTCGCCGAGGCCCTGCTCACCGCTGTGTTCGTCTACGTCATCCTCGGCGCCACCGACTCGCGCGCGCCCGAGGGCTTCGCGCCCATCGCGATCGGGCTGGCGCTCACGCTGATCCACCTCATCTCCATCCCGATCTCCAACACCTCGGTCAACCCGGCCCGCTCCACCGGCGTCGCGTTCTTCAACGGCGCCGGCGCCCCCGGGCAGCTGTGGGTGTTCTGGCTGGCGCCGATCTTCGGCGCGGCCATCGCCGGAGCGACCTTCCACCTCATCACCGGCGTCGACCGCCGCGACCGCGACATCTCCGGCGAGATCGAGGCCGAGGACGTCCGCGTCGCCGACGGCGTCGACCCCGACGCCGCCCGCTGA
- a CDS encoding malate dehydrogenase has product MSTTPVKVAVTGAAGQIGYSLLFRIASGALLGPDTPVELRLLEITPALKALEGVVMELDDCAFPTLAKVEIGDDATKVFDGVNHALLVGARPRGPGMERGDLLEANGGIFAPQGKALNDVAADDIRITVTGNPANTNALIAMSNAPDIPTERFSALTRLDHNRAISQLSAKLGVPVTEIKKMTIWGNHSATQYPDLFHAEVGGRNAAEAVGDHDWLENTFIPTVAKRGAAIIDARGASSAASAASATIDHARTWVQGTPDGDWVSMAVRSDGSYGVQEGIISSFPVTVSNGRWEIVQGLEIDEFSRGRIDASVAELVGERDAVKELGLI; this is encoded by the coding sequence GTGAGCACCACGCCCGTCAAGGTGGCCGTCACCGGCGCCGCCGGCCAGATCGGCTACAGCCTCCTGTTCCGCATCGCGAGCGGTGCGCTGCTCGGGCCGGACACGCCCGTCGAGCTGCGCCTGCTCGAGATCACGCCCGCGCTCAAGGCCCTCGAGGGCGTCGTCATGGAGCTCGACGACTGCGCCTTCCCGACCCTCGCGAAGGTCGAGATCGGCGACGACGCGACGAAGGTCTTCGACGGCGTCAACCACGCCCTCCTCGTCGGCGCCCGCCCGCGCGGCCCCGGCATGGAGCGCGGCGACCTGCTCGAGGCCAACGGCGGCATCTTCGCCCCGCAGGGCAAGGCCCTCAACGACGTCGCGGCCGACGACATCCGCATCACCGTCACCGGCAACCCGGCGAACACCAACGCCCTCATCGCGATGAGCAACGCCCCCGACATCCCCACGGAGCGCTTCTCGGCGCTGACCCGCCTGGACCACAACCGCGCCATCTCGCAGCTGTCGGCGAAGCTCGGCGTCCCGGTCACCGAGATCAAGAAGATGACGATCTGGGGCAACCACTCCGCGACGCAGTACCCCGACCTCTTCCACGCCGAGGTCGGTGGCCGCAACGCCGCCGAGGCCGTCGGTGACCACGACTGGCTCGAGAACACCTTCATCCCGACCGTCGCCAAGCGCGGCGCGGCCATCATCGACGCCCGGGGCGCCTCCTCGGCCGCCTCCGCCGCGTCGGCCACCATCGACCACGCCCGCACCTGGGTGCAGGGCACGCCCGACGGCGACTGGGTGTCGATGGCCGTCCGCTCCGACGGCTCCTACGGCGTGCAGGAGGGGATCATCTCCTCCTTCCCCGTCACCGTCAGCAACGGCCGCTGGGAGATCGTCCAGGGCCTCGAGATCGACGAGTTCTCGCGCGGGCGCATCGACGCCTCGGTCGCCGAGCTCGTCGGCGAGCGCGACGCCGTCAAGGAGCTCGGCCTCATCTGA